The nucleotide window TAAGCCTGACGAACACCTTGTATTTGCAAGCTTAATTTCAGAGAGATTAAGCTTGACAGTATTAGGCAATGAATGTTAAAAATCTCAAGAGATGCGAGCTGACAAAAAAAGAAAAAAAGTGCAACATATGTTCTCTTCCATTGCATACAGATACGATTTGCTAAATCACCTTCTGAGCTTCAACATAGACAGGTTATGGAGAAAAAAAACGGCTCATCAAGTGAGAGGAAAACGCATTTTAGATTTAGCCGCTGGCACAGGGGATATGGCTATTGAAATAGCGAGAAGAGATAAGAATCTTCACATAATAGGATTGGATATTAGTGGAGAGATGCTGACTCTCGCTCAAAAAAAGGTAAGAGACGCTCAACTTGAAAATCAAATAGAATTTGTACAAGCTTCCATGGAATACTTGCCTTTTCGTTCATCTTTTTTTGATTCAGCCGTTATTGCTTTTGGATTAAGAAATGCCCAGGATCGGGTACGTGCATTGTTTGAAATGCTTAGGGTGTTGCGCAAGAAAGGCATGGCAATAATCTTAGAGTTTAGTCATCCTACAATTCCTATATTCAGAGATGTCTATTTTTACTATAGTCAATATATCTTGCCGCTTATCGGGAAAGCAATCTCAGGGCATAAAAACGCTTACTTATATTTACCTACTTCCATAACGGCTTTCCCGGACGGGGAGCATTTGAAACAAACAATGAAAGCAGTTGGGTTTGAGGATGTTTATTATAAATTGCTAACTTTTGGCATAGTTGCACTGCATACGGGCAAAAAAATCTATGGAGCGTGATTTATGGAAAAGCCTTATACTATTGTTATCGAATTTCATTTAGATGAAAGCACAACCATTCATTGGGCAACGGATATTTCCTCCTTCTCTTGTTTAGATTGCACAAGCATCAGATTTATTGACAATAGTGACACAGAATGGAGAAGCGCCACCTTCTCAAGGTTTATCGACGGCTATTCAAGGGATGATGGAATATACGATGGATTATACATTAGGTGATATTGTTATTGTAGCTTTCCCCTTCACAGATTTAAACAAAACGATAAGAAGACCAGCATTAATCATTGCAGATATAGGCGATGAAGATGTTCTTGTAGCCCGCATAACGGGTCAAAAACACGAAACAAAATTCGAAATGGAGCTAAAAAACTGGATGAAACAAGGTCTTCTCCTGCATTCTTACGCCCGATTATCAAAACTTGCCACATTAAAAAGAAGTGATATATTTAGAAAGATAGGCAGATTAACAGATAAAGAAATTCTCAATGTGAGAAAAAGATTAAAAATGCTGTTTGAAATCAGCTAATTTGCAAATCCACATTTATAAAAAGGGGTGATAGTATGTTTGCTACTGTAAAACAAAATCTTACTTATTTGAGAGGCTATCTTTGAGGAAGATAACAATAGGGAAAGATTGGCAGAAATAGAAAAAGCATTATCCGACAATAAAGATTGGAACGAAATCCAGGAATTAGAAAAAGAGAGAGCATCTATTCTCAGGAAATTGGAAATTATAGGAAAATGGCAAAAAGATATAAACAATTTAGAAGAGATGTATAAAATTTCCTGTGATGAAAAAGATGAATCCATAGTAAAAGAAATAGAAGATGAGTTGAAGAAGATAGAACAGGATATGGAGAAAAAATCAAAAGAATTTTTGTTAGGAGGAAGAGACGACAAAAGAAATGCCATAGTTACTATACACGCAGGCGCTGGAGGACTGGAAGCATGCGACTGGACAGGCATGCTTTTTAGAATGTATTCTATGTGGGCAGAAAAAAATGATTTTAAAACAGACATAGTGGACAAACTAATAGAAGAAGCAGGCTTCAAATATATCATATTCATAGTGAAAGGACTTTATGCCTACGGTTATTTAAAAGGTGAATGCGGCGTACACAGGTTGGTAAGAATTTCACCTTTTGATGCCTCCAAGAAAAGACATACCTCTTTTGCTTCTGTATCTGTTATTCCAGAGGTGGAAGATAATGTGAAAATCAACATAAAAGAAAGTGACTTGCGTATAGACACATTCAGAGCATCTGGCCATGGTGGACAACATGTAAACAAAACAGATTCTGCAATACGCATAACACACAATCCCACCGGCATTGTAGTTACCTGTCAGAACGAAAGGTCGCAATACAAAAATAAGAGTACCGCTATGCGTATACTGAAAGCCAAGTTGTATCAAAGAGAAATTGAGAAAAAAGAAGAGGAAAAAAAAGAGGTTTCCAAACAAAAAAAGAATATAGAATGGGGCAGTCAGATAAGATCCTATGTTTTGCAGCCCTACAAGATGGTTAAAGATCACAGAACAAAGTTAACAGTGACGAACACAAAGGTAGATGCTGTTCTAAACGGGGAAATAGAAAAATTCATTGAAGAAAACTTGAGGTATAAAGATGGAAAATAAATTTATCGAGCTGAGAATGCAGAAATTAAAAGAAGTTAAGGGTCATCCATTTTATAGTGATGGGTTTCACCCTCAACACTGTGCTAAAGATATTATAGAAAAATTTAAACCATCTGATGGCGATACCTTGCTTGAAGGAAAAAATAGAGTAAGTATTGCAGGAAGAATTATTAGCATAAGAAGTTTTGGCAAAATCTGTTTTATGCATATTCAGGATGCATCGGGGAAAATTCAAATCTATATACAAAAAGGAGCAATAGATAATGAAATTTTTGCTCTTATAAAAAAATTGGATATCGGCGATATTGTCGGCACAGAAGGCTACATTTTCAAGACAAGAACACAAGAGATAACGATATTTGTGGAGAAAATGCATCTGCTTACCAAATCGTTGAGACCGTTGCCAGAAAAATGGCACGGGCTGAAAGATAAAGAACTGCGTTACAGGGAACGATATGTAGATTTAATCGTCAATCAAGAGACAAGAGAAGTAGTAAAAACCAGAGCAAAGATATTGAGTCTGTTAAGAAGATTTATGGATGAAAAAGGATTCATAGAAGTAGAAACACCGATGATGCAAAACATAATTGGTGGAGCTTCTGCTCGTCCTTTTACAACTCATCACAATGCATTGAATATGAATCTTTATATGCGTATAGCACCAGAGCTTTTCTTAAAAAGATTGGTAGTAGGTGGTCTGGGAAATGTATATGAGTTGAACAGGAATTTCCGCAATGAAGGAATAGACATAAAACATAATCCGGAATTCACGATGTTAGAATTTTATGCAGCCTATCATAACTATGAACATTTAATGGATTTCACAGAGGAATTATTTGATTTTCTTTTAAAACAACTGAATTTAGATAAAAAAATAATCTATGGTGAACATACCATTGATTTTTCTAGTCCCTGGAAAAGAATAAAATTTTATGAAGCATTAAGAAACATAGGAAATGTTGACGAAGAAATAATAAAAGATAAAGAAAAAGCATACAAAATGGCACGAGATTTAGGAAAATCAGTGAGTAAAGAAATGGGCATAGGAAAAATATTGGAGCATATCTTCGATGCAACAGTAGAACCACAACTCATAAATCCCACATTTGTTATGGATTATCCTGTTGATATATCTCCTTTAGCGAAGAGGAATAAACAAGATCCCAATATCGTAGATAGATTTGAACTATATATAGGAAGCACAGAGATAGCTAACGCCTTTTCTGAATTAAACGACCCCATTGACCAAAAAGACAGGTTTCTAATGCAAGTCAAAGAAAAAGAGATGAAAAAAGAAGAAATAATGGACGAAGATTATATAAGAGCCTTAGAATATGGTCTTCCTCCCACTGCCGGTGAAGGCATTGGTGTAGACAGATTGGTAATGATTTTAACCAATCAACCTTCCATCAGAGATGTTATATTATTCCCATTATTGAAGGAAAAATAGTTGCAGTTTCAGGACAGAAAACTTTCTTTTCTATTTGAAAAGATAAAAAATAATGAAAATATCAACAAACAAGAAGCATTACACATTTTACATTCCCCTTTTCCCTTAGAAGTAGCATTTTTGGCAAGGTTTATAAAACTTAAAAAGTCTCAGAAAAAGGTATATTATGTGATCAACAAGCATATAAACTACACCAATATATGTATATCCCGGTGCAGGTTCTGTGCTTACAGTAAAGATGCAGGGGATGAAGGCAGTTATGTACTTAAGCATAAAGAAATCCTTGAAGATATTGCTTCAGCAGGAAAAAACTTAAAAGAGGTGCATATTGTAGGAGGACTACATCCCAATCTACCCTTTTCCTATTATACAGATATGCTTAAAAGCATTAAAAAGAATTTTTCCTATGTTCAAATAAAGGCTTTTACGGCGGTAGAAATCGCCCACTTTGCAAATCTCTATAATATGACATTTGAACAGATTTTGAAAAAGTTAAAAGCTGCAGGATTAGATAGTATGCCCGGAGGGGGTGCGGAGATCTTTTCAGAAAGGGTAAGAAAGATACTCTTTCCCAATAAGATTGGATACAAACAGTGGTCAGAGATACATAGAATTGCGCACAGAATGAA belongs to Deltaproteobacteria bacterium and includes:
- the ubiE gene encoding bifunctional demethylmenaquinone methyltransferase/2-methoxy-6-polyprenyl-1,4-benzoquinol methylase UbiE, which gives rise to MFSSIAYRYDLLNHLLSFNIDRLWRKKTAHQVRGKRILDLAAGTGDMAIEIARRDKNLHIIGLDISGEMLTLAQKKVRDAQLENQIEFVQASMEYLPFRSSFFDSAVIAFGLRNAQDRVRALFEMLRVLRKKGMAIILEFSHPTIPIFRDVYFYYSQYILPLIGKAISGHKNAYLYLPTSITAFPDGEHLKQTMKAVGFEDVYYKLLTFGIVALHTGKKIYGA
- the mqnE gene encoding aminofutalosine synthase MqnE, with amino-acid sequence MQFQDRKLSFLFEKIKNNENINKQEALHILHSPFPLEVAFLARFIKLKKSQKKVYYVINKHINYTNICISRCRFCAYSKDAGDEGSYVLKHKEILEDIASAGKNLKEVHIVGGLHPNLPFSYYTDMLKSIKKNFSYVQIKAFTAVEIAHFANLYNMTFEQILKKLKAAGLDSMPGGGAEIFSERVRKILFPNKIGYKQWSEIHRIAHRMNIPTNATILFGHIETEQEIVEHLFKLRDLQVETGGFLCFIPLPFHPWNTIFEGKIKKATALKELKIIALSRIILNNFPHIKAYWIMLSPQVSQIALNFGADDMDGTIHKERITHAAGATSPWGLEEDTIRNLIKKSGFIPIERDALYHEYR
- the lysS gene encoding lysine--tRNA ligase, whose translation is MENKFIELRMQKLKEVKGHPFYSDGFHPQHCAKDIIEKFKPSDGDTLLEGKNRVSIAGRIISIRSFGKICFMHIQDASGKIQIYIQKGAIDNEIFALIKKLDIGDIVGTEGYIFKTRTQEITIFVEKMHLLTKSLRPLPEKWHGLKDKELRYRERYVDLIVNQETREVVKTRAKILSLLRRFMDEKGFIEVETPMMQNIIGGASARPFTTHHNALNMNLYMRIAPELFLKRLVVGGLGNVYELNRNFRNEGIDIKHNPEFTMLEFYAAYHNYEHLMDFTEELFDFLLKQLNLDKKIIYGEHTIDFSSPWKRIKFYEALRNIGNVDEEIIKDKEKAYKMARDLGKSVSKEMGIGKILEHIFDATVEPQLINPTFVMDYPVDISPLAKRNKQDPNIVDRFELYIGSTEIANAFSELNDPIDQKDRFLMQVKEKEMKKEEIMDEDYIRALEYGLPPTAGEGIGVDRLVMILTNQPSIRDVILFPLLKEK
- the prfB gene encoding peptide chain release factor 2 codes for the protein MFEEDNNRERLAEIEKALSDNKDWNEIQELEKERASILRKLEIIGKWQKDINNLEEMYKISCDEKDESIVKEIEDELKKIEQDMEKKSKEFLLGGRDDKRNAIVTIHAGAGGLEACDWTGMLFRMYSMWAEKNDFKTDIVDKLIEEAGFKYIIFIVKGLYAYGYLKGECGVHRLVRISPFDASKKRHTSFASVSVIPEVEDNVKINIKESDLRIDTFRASGHGGQHVNKTDSAIRITHNPTGIVVTCQNERSQYKNKSTAMRILKAKLYQREIEKKEEEKKEVSKQKKNIEWGSQIRSYVLQPYKMVKDHRTKLTVTNTKVDAVLNGEIEKFIEENLRYKDGK
- a CDS encoding type II toxin-antitoxin system PemK/MazF family toxin, coding for MTQNGEAPPSQGLSTAIQGMMEYTMDYTLGDIVIVAFPFTDLNKTIRRPALIIADIGDEDVLVARITGQKHETKFEMELKNWMKQGLLLHSYARLSKLATLKRSDIFRKIGRLTDKEILNVRKRLKMLFEIS